The nucleotide window TATCCACCACTTGCCTTTGTATCACCACTATTTTCGTCAGTGAACACTTGCAAGAAATTATTTGTGAAATATGGTGTTAATATATCGTACATTTTTTCTGGTGCCCACTGTTTACCACGAATTTTGTACTGTGCTGCATAACCAGCTTCAATTGTTTCGTAAATTTCTTGTTTATCAATTTGCTCATTCTTTCCGATTGCCGATGCTACACTTTGTCCAATAATAAACGCTAATAGTAAACAAAAACCAACCCAAGCACCATATTTCCTCATTCTTCAACCTCCTTAGCTTGTCCTTTACAACGCACAATCTTTTATATATCTATATTGTAGCAATATCTTCTAATAGATTGCGTTGTTTTCATTCGCAAAATCACTACAGCAATAGACAGCATTTATTGTTGATATATATCAATATTTCCAAGTTATTGGAGGGTAGACTAAAAAATTTAAAAAGGTGCGAACCATAGTTCACACCTTATCTCATAATATCTTGTTCAAATAGAAATTCATATGTAAGATCGACAAACAGATAACGATTATCTTCAATTGGAAAACTGAAGGTACGAATAGTTTCTCCTGTTTCAATATCTGCATAAGCATCTGATAATCTTCCCTTTTTATCTGTTCGTAATTTCATGATATTTTCTAAAAAATATGGTCGCCAGCTCCAATTTTTTTGGTGATATTCTGGGTATATACTCCATTTTCCAGATTTTCTTATGACGTTACCACACTGCTGAAACCCATCTTCATCGCAAATGTAAAGGCGAAAACCGTAATTTCCAATTTCGTTAGCACAATAAAGCAGCCATTTATTTAAATCTTTCCCTTGAGGATACTTAAGTAATATCTGCTCCATATAGGCTTGCAAGTAATTCGTCACATCATATATACGCTGTAGGTGACGTTTCTCATGTAAAATGAAATCGTGACATTCTCTTCGTAATCTGTCTTTTAGTACATCAACAGATAAAAAATGAGAAAGAGATTCCTTTAAATAATTGCCTTGATAATAGCGTCCACCGTTCCGCCACGCATATTGCAGTTGATAAAACGCATCAATATCTTCATATAAAAGAGTGGCACCAATGCGCCTTGCAAGTAGCGATAAAGAGTATAAGATGTCTTGATGTGCTTGAAATTGTGAATTTTGCCCAAGTTGCTTAAGACTAATTTTTAAAATATCGGGATTCAATAAGCTAATTCGCTCTAAGTTGCTTCTCCCAGCACCCACCTTGTTAAGAGCAAGCTTAATACCATATGTACGATAATAGAGTAACAAATGATTTAATTGATCAAGATCACCTTTAAAATCATGCTCAGTAATTTCTAATACGATATTGCTCAGCTTTAAACCTTGTTCTTCATAATGTAACAAGCTGGACAAGAACTGGTTATCAGCATCATGTAATAGCAACGTGGCATCTCGATGTAAAAACAGCAAATATTCTTCATTTGTGCTTGTTGCCATATCCAACGCTTTCGCCGTGATAATTTCATCCACTTCTCTTTTATACTCATCAGGAACAGAATCATCTCCAAAAAACGAACTCAAGCTCTCAATGTTCTGCTGCGTTTCAACCCTTCCTATCACTTCATAACCAATAACAGTATGTCCGTCCGCACTAAAAATCGCTTGAAAGTGCGGCAAGACGCTATCTAAGTTCGTCATAATGTCTAACGCATCCACGCAAGCACCTCCTCGTTTTCAACGATTATATCATGAGAATAAAAAGAGCAACACATATAAATAGATGCGGATAACAAACAACCACTCTTTTTTAAACAGGAGAGAATGGTAGGAGCTGAAGGGCTATCTTCCCTATCTAAGAAAAGCTCACTTCAGGTAAGATCACATATAATATAGCACACGTCTTGCGCTCTTGTTTGACTGCTACACTTAAAAAAATACTTATATTAAAAAAATCCCTACACCACGTGTAGAGAAAGAGGGGTAAAATGCTAAGGGGAATTAGCATTTTCTACTATGAAGAAAAAAGAGATTCTTAATGTAACGTATTTTTCCACTCTTGTAAACGTACAGGTGTAAACAGTCACAAATTTGTCAAAAATACAAAAGGGTTTGTCGTCAGACATCATACTTTTTATTGACCGGAATTAAAATCACTGATACGATAAGACCAATTTCATATGATCCTCATATAAATTTGGTAATATGGTCCAAAAGTTTCTACCCGACTACCGTAAACAGTCGGACTATGAGGGAACGAGATTGTTTTTGTCATTTCTCCTTCTCTCAAGAAACCGGAGCAATGACTTTTTTTATGGGGTTCCAATTACGTAAAGGAGAGAACAACATGAAAAAACTAATATTCGTTTTATCTTCAGCACTCCTCTCTGCAGGAATCTTGTCAGCATGCAACAGTACAGATTCAGCCGATACTTCCTTTAAAGTGGGCATGGTTACTGATTTAAACGGCATTGATGATAAAGCATTCAATCAGTCTGCTTGGGAAGGTTTGTCTAAATTTGGTAAAGAAGCGAATTTAATGAAAGATAATGGGTACCGGTATATTCAATCTTCTTCTGATAGCGATTATGTTCCAAACTTAACAAAGTTTGCAGATGCAAATTATCCACTTATTTTCGGAATTGGTTCTTTTTTAGATAAAGCCATTAACAGTGCAGCACAGCAGTATCCTAATCAACATTTTGTTATCGTCGACAATGTTGTCAATCAAAAAAATGTTACAAGCGTTACCTTTAAGGAAGAAGAAGGTTCATTCCTTGCAGGTGTAGCAGCCGCTCTTAGTACAAAAACAAATAAAGTAGGTTTTATTGGTGGCATGGACATTGATTTAATTCAAAAATTTGAATACGGGTTTAAAGCTGGCGTAAAAGCGGTTAATCCCAATATTGAAATTATAACAGGCTATGCGGGTTCTTTTAAAAACCCTGAAAAAGGAGCACAATTAGCATCTAGTATGTACGGACAAAATGTTGATATTATCTATACAGCAGCCGGCGGCACAGGCAGCGGCGTATTTACAGAAGCGAAAAACGCTAAAAAGAAAGGAAAATTCGTTTGGGTAATTGGCGTAGATCGTGACCAATATGAAGAAGGTATGCCAGAAAACGTTACCTTAACGTCTATGATAAAAAAAGTGGATGTCGCAGTGTACGATGTAGCTAAGCAAGCCAAAGAAGGAACGTACAGCGATGGGCAAAACCTTGTATATGGCTTAAAAGAAGGTGGCATTCAGTTGTCCGAACGCACTGATAATCTAACGCAAGAGGTACTCATGCAAATTGAAGCTTATAAACAAAAGATTATAAATGGTGAAATTGTTGTACCAAAAACAAAATAAGAAAAGGGCGACCTAAAGGTCACCCTTTTCTTATTAATTAGAATGGGTACTGGTGAAGGTGCTGTCCACCATCCATTGTCATGCACGCCCCATTTATGTAAGCGGATTCATCACTGAGTAAATAATAAGCTAAACCTGCAATTTCTTCTGGCGTTCCTAAACGGCCGAGTGGTACGCTCGTCAACGTACGCTTTGCAGCTTCTTCCGAGATCCATAACCTCTCTGCGCCTCCTGTACGTTCAATTGGTCCCGGTGCAATCGCATTAGCACGTATTCCATATTTGCGTCCCCATTCTACCGCCAGCGTACGTGTCATTGCCAATACACCAGCTTTAGCAGAAGCAGAGTGAATGACGCCTGGCCCCGCATCCCAAGCATACGTCGCAATCATATTGATAATATTTCCTTTAATACCATGTTCAATCCAGTACCTTCCGACTGCACGACTGCAGTAAAACGTCCCATTTAACACGATATTGATTACAGAATTCCACCCGTTCACAGACAAGTCCTCTGCTGCACAAACAAAATTTCCGGCAGCGTTATTTACCAAGTAATCAATGCGCCCAAAGGCTTTATGCGTTTCTGTAACCATATGATCCACATGCTCTGGCTGACGAACATCCATCTGTACAGTCAATACTTGGTTTTCAAATTGTTCTATTTCTTGCTTAGCTTCTGTTAGCTTTTCAAGTGTACGACCGGTAATGACAACAAATGCCCCTTCCTTTGCTAAACGAGCGGCGATTGCTTTTCCCATTCCGTTTGACCCACCTGTAACAATTGCTACTTTTCCTTTCATCTCCTATACCTCCTTAACTGAATGCATATTCATTTTATCATTTCTTATAGCTAAATAGTTGATTTTGTTTAAAATTTCTAAAAATTAAACTTGTTAAAATTCTTTGTTTAAAGGATGGCGCAATCAAAAGGTTAGCGAAATAGCGTACCATGTTACACTAGATGCAGTCTGCTTTGCTATTTGTGAACGTCCTCCCTAAAGAAGTGGGCTTTTTTATCTTCTCTTTCGTCTAAAACTCTTTACTTATAATCATATAAATATAAAGATATAAATTGCCTATTTATAGATTGTACTTGCTCCGTAAAGGACAATTTCCCATACAATACATAGAGCTTAAAGAAGGAGGTATTACGATGTATCCATATCACTATCAACCGGTTGCCTATCGTTCTGCTCCCGTTCCACCGGGCGATGCACGGTTCGTTCCATTTTTCGGGTTTCCGTTTTTAGCCGGTATTGCGGGGGGACTACTGGGCGGAGCTTTGTTGGCTGGACCTAGACCTTTCTATCCACCTTATCCTTATGCACCTTATCCATGCGGACCTTATCCATGCGCTCCAGTACCATACGGACCTTATTAAACCAAAAAATTATAAAAGACCACACCATTGTGGTCTTTTACTCTTCATCCGTCTCATCATAGGCCATCTCAAACAGAATGAGCTGACTATCAACTTCTTGTTTATCCATTCGTTTTACATACTGATATTCGCCTTCTACGTTTTGTTCACGAGCTTTTACATTATCTGAAAGTAGTAGCAGCAACAACTCAACAACACGACGCTTCATACCACTTTCTAGGATTGGAAATGCAATTTCCACACGCTTTTCCATATTTCTTGTCATCCAGTCAGCAGATGATAAATATACTTGCTCTTGACCATGATGACGGAAATAATATATACGACTATGCTCTAAATAGCGCCCCACGATACTAATGACGCGAATGTTCTCACTTACTTTCGGGATACCAGGACGCAAGCAGCATGTACCTCGAACAATTAAATCTACCTTCACTCCTGCTCTTGATGCTTCATACAGCTTTTGAATGAGCATTTTGTCAGTTAAGGAATTCATTTTTGCAATAATATAACCATCCCCATATTGTCGATGAAGACGGATTTCCTCTTCAATATGTTCAATAAATGTATCTCTGATGTCGAGAGGGGCTACTGAAATTTTGTGAAATTGCGGTTTCATGGTATAGCCACTTAGATAGTTAAAGAAATTAGTTGCATCAATGCCAAATTCTTTTCGGGAGGTAATAAATCCGATGTCGGTGTAAAACTTGGCTGTAACGTCATTATAATTCCCTGTCCCTAAATGAACAAACCTTTCAACCTTGCCATGTTTTCTTCTTACAACCAGTGTAATTTTACTATGCGTTTTTAAATGACTCACACCGTAAATAACGTGGCATCCTGCTTGTTCCAGCTCTTTTGCCCAATGCACATTATTTTCTTCATCAAACCTTGCTTTCAATTCTACTAGGACGGTTACTTGCTTGCCGTTTTCCGCAGCTGTTTTCAATGCTTGAATTACTTTTGAGTCACCGCTTACACGATATAATGTTTGTTTAATTGCCAATACATCCGGATCTTCTGCGGCTTCTTGTACAAAATCAATTACAGGCTGAAAGGATTCAAATGGATGATGCAATAAGATATCTTGTTCTAAAGCTTTTTCAAATATATCCTCATGAGACGCCAAATCTTGCGGCGCCTGCGGTATCATCGCTTCGTATATCAAATGCTCATACGTATGCGCAAGTGTTCGATACAGCGAAAACATACAGGTTAAATCAAGAGGACCATCAATGATATATAAATCTTTATCATGTACCTCGAGTACACCGTGCATTAAAGATAATACCCGCTCATCCATTCCTTGCTTCCCAATCTCCAGTCGAACTGCCGCACCCCATTTACGCCTTTTTAGCTCTTTTTCAATCACCTTTAGTAAGTCACGAGCGCCTTCTTCATGAATTGTTAAATCTGCATTTCTTGTAATACGAAAATGTGTTACAGACAACACACGGTAGCCTGTAAATAATTTATGAGTAAAATTACTGATTACATCTTCTAGGAAAATAAATTTTTGTTTTCCTTCCTTACAAGGTACAAAAATAAAACGCTCCAATACAGAGGGTACTTGGACAATTCCTAGTTTCGTTCTGTTTTCCTCAATAGCTTGCTTTTCATCGTATAGCATAACAGCTAAATTCAAACTTTTGTTAAGTAACATAGGGAATGGCCTGTATGCATCAACAGCAACAGGTGTTAAAACAGGAAAGATCTGTTCATCAAAAAGCTCTTCAATAAATAAGCGTTGTTCCTTTGTTAAATTTTGAAATGACAACAGCTCAATCCCTTCTTGCTTTAGTGCTGGCAAGAGAGTATGTTGATAGGTTTCATATTGCAATTCTACTAAAGAGTGCGTTTTCTTTGAAATTTCATTCAACTGTTGCTTAGGGGTTAGTCCTGCTTTATTCTCCGGTTGGTTAAAGCCCGCTTTCACTTGATCTTTTAAGCCTGCGACTCGAACCATAAAAAACTCATCTAGATTAGAGCTGAAAATACTGGTAAATTTCAAACGTTCCAATAAGGGATTTCGTTCATCTAACGCTTCTTCCAATACCCGTTCATTAAACGCAAGCCAGCTAAGTTCGCGATTATTAAAATACGCAGTATCATTAAGATTAATGGCATCATTATGTAGAGTTTCCATAAAAAACGCACTTCCTTTAAGCTTTTTTACTATAGTTATCATAGCAAATCATCGTAACACCTAATGTAAAAGTTTTGTAAACCATACTCATATGGCAACACAAATTACTCGTGCGATCTACATATAAAAGTGTAGTTCAATATTTCGCTTCAATACTTTTTCCAACTGTTTTTTTTGCTTTTCAGCCTGAATTTTTTCCGCAAATACTGTTTGACTACACTGAATGTGGAGACACAAATCTCCACGGTCTTCAACCTTTAGACTCTGTACTACCGGGCGTTTCGTCGCATGCAACGTAGCAGCAAGTTGTAAAATAGCCCCCGCAAGTCGAATTGCTCTTTGCTCTTCTTTCGTAAACCACGTCTCAAACGGACGAATATAGGTTTTAAAGGATAACTTTGATTTATAGGATGCAGTTAGAGCAAGTCGCACACGATCTTTATGTGTCATACCGTTAATACTTTTGTTGGCAAGTAAATAAAACGTATGTTGACTACTCGCTTCTTCATCAATATATTTCCCAATATTATATACTTTGACCGCCATTCTCATATATTGCAAATCTTGTTGAGAAAACGTAGCAGCGTGACAAGCTTGTAACTCTTCGCATAACATGATTGCATGCTTCATAAGCTCTAAGACTCGGTCCATATCAACTTCATATTCACGAGCCAACAAATAAAAGCTTTCTTCTAAAACGTTTGGATAATATGGTACACCAAGAGGTGCGGTAAGCTCTTGAAAGAACAGCCCTTCACGTAATCCATTTCTACTTAATATGAATGAAGGTGCTCCTGTATACTTTAAGAGACTTTGAAATACAGTGACAGCAGGAAGAATGGTATCTGCCCTGTCCTTTGCCAGTCCCTCTAACTTTTGCAATTCATGAACTGACAAGACCCTCATATAATTCAAGACTGTTTCTACGTCTATCAGACTCATTTCAAATTGATGAAGACCATATACAGGGTAAGAAATTATGTTTTGGTACACCTTCACCATGTTTCGTGCACTTCCGCCAATTGCAATGACAGGAACATCTTGTTTTAGCCAAGATAAGGTTTGGAATTGCTCTGCCAAAAACCGCTGCAATTGCATATATTCAGCTGATGTTGGAACATCCGCTGCAATAAATTGCTGCTTTAATGATAACGCACCGAACGGAAAACTATGATAATGTAGCAGTTCACGGTTTCGGAAATAAGTAACTTCGGTGCTCCCTCCTCCAATATCAACTGTAATACCCTCTTTATACGAGGTTGTATTTACAACTGCCAAGTATCCATAGTATGCTTCTTCGTATTCTGATAAGACTTTTAAAGTAAAATCTGTTTGCTGTTCAACTAATGCTTGTATGTAAGCTTGATTACTCGCTTGTCGAACTGTGGCTGTCGCAGTACAAATTACATGTTGTAGCTGATGAAAGCGGGTACTTTCTTGAAATTGTCTTAAGATATGCAACAGTAACGCGATGCCTTCTGTGCTTAACTTGCCACTTTCTAAGTATTTCCGAAGTCGTGCTGTTACCTTTATATTCTCAACTTCACGATATACTCCTTCACTTTGTTTTTCATAAATCACTAAGCGGATTGTATTTGATCCAATATCGATAATGCCATATTTTGCAATCAATCAGTATCACCTTTCTTATCATAACGATATAAGTACAACTAGATTTTATTGTACTTATATCGCAGCTTTTCACTATTGTACAAGAGCATTGCTTGCGAAGCCAACAATTGCACAGTAAAAAGAACAGATATTGCAAACGGATAGGAATCCATGATAATGTATATACATCTCGTGAACTGTAGTATGCATACATAAAAATGCCATATCTTTGTACTTATCATATTTCATTTTACAAATGGATAAAACAAAAATTTATGTCATCACTTAGGAGGCAAAAGCATGAACGAAACCCCATCCGCATCATTTGCACATCTTCCTCAGGCTGTGTTCGTTGTAAATCGCCACGCTAAAGCCGCCACAAATCCCAAATACTTATATTGGCTTAAAAAACGTGCACTTGAGAAACTGATTCATGAAGGAAAGGCAGTAAAAAAAGGATTGCATTTTTCACGTAATCCTCGCTTAAGTCAACAGCAATCTGATGTATTGGTACACGCAGGTGACTACTATTTCCATATCCCACCTTCTAAAGAAGACTTCCGTACACTTCCTCATCTTGGTGCACTCAATCAAACATATCGTAATCCTAAAGCGCAAATGGGCTTATCTACAGCAAAAAAAATATTGCAACAATACATCGGTCTTGAAGCATATGAACAAGAAAAAAAGCTATTAGAACCTGAACCTTGGTATAAGCGAGCATATACAAAAAAATAGAGTCCGCTGCTCATGCATTGGACTCTATTTCAAACTTAGCCATACGATAAAAGGATGCTTTTGCTTCATTATATTGTTTGGTATACGTATTGAAGAATTCCTTTTTTGTCTCCACATCTACATACAGTTCATTTACATGCTTGACTTGTATATTAATCGGTTTTAACTTCTCATCTTTACTTTGAAGTTTTTCATACAAAACAAGTTCAGCCTCTAACATTTTCTGATAGCTATTTTGCATAGCACGAAACGCCTGATAACGATCTGCATAGGCTTTTGAAACAACTTTAGCCTGCTTTTTTAATTGGGGTTCTTCTAAATCTCGAATACTTTTAGCTGCATCTTCCATACGCTGATAAGCAGTATCAAGCATTTTGTTTTCTTCTTGTAATATCTTCTCACGTTCTTTTGTATTTTCTATTGCTCTTATAAGATATTCCTTTGCATGTTCACTATTCTCTTGACCGGTAATTAAAATTTCTTCATACAATTGCTTGCTTTTTACTTCAAGAGCCTGTAATTTTTGTGTTGTTTCAAACATATTTTTTTCTTGCTTAGCTGCACTCTCAAACACCTTATACAGCTCGTCTTCGGGTTTCGTCCCACATCCAGTTAACAATGTAATAATAGTCACCATGATGATTAATCTGTACAATCTGTTCACCGTTCCTTACATCCGATTATCATGCCAAAAGTTTAATGAAAAATGTGCATTCTCATTATATACTTCAAAATCATATCCTTTGTTTTGTAAGCCTTCAATAATAGCTGGTAACGCTTGTAGAGATTGCTCTTTTTCGTGTAGAAGAATTACCTCCACATTCTTCGACACTTTAGAAAGAACTGCATGTGTGACCGCACTTGGATCTCCAGGGAATTTCCAATCTAATGAATCAATGGTCCAATCCCATTCCTTAAAGCCATCTGCCACCAGTTGATCACGTAATGGCTTAGTTAACCCGGGCATACTTCCATAAGGACAACGTGTCAAGTGCGCTTTTACGCCCGTTACTTCTTGTATAATAGCTTGAACCTGTTTCATTTCAACTGCGATTTGGCCTTCTTGATATAACCTCTTGTAGTTATGTGTCATACTATGCAAACCCGGATAATGTCCTTCTTTCACAAGGCGCTTCATACTCTCTTTATGATTGGCAACATTAGGTCCCACCAAAAAGAACGTTGCTTTTATATCATGCTGAGCCAGTACATCTAAAATAGGCTTTTGATATACACTTGGGCCATCGTCAAATGTCAAATAAGCAACTTTACGTATTTTTCCATTATATTTCTCAGGCTCTGCCCTTTTTAAATCTCCTGTCGGCTGTTCGCTTACAAGCTGTATGGTATAACGCTCCTCTGCATTTGCTAAAGTTGAAAAAGACTTTACAGACAAAAATATAATTATGAATATAGCGATACATCCTGTCAAAAATAACCCTCTATTTTTATGTAGGGCAGTTAGCATGTTACCAGATCCTTTCCGTTCCCTGTAAACTAGCTTACTAGGATTCTATCTCGATATAAAATAGCATAAAGTATAAAAATCAGGCTAACCTCAAATGCCTACAAAACTCTTCCATAGGCATAATAGTTGTTTATTTGATAGCTACAGTATCGCCTATTTAGTCTAAATTAAATAAAAAGGAGTAAACAAAGTGCATTATGACCGTTCTTTTATTGCAGTAATTTCCTAACTATTTAAATTTACCATCCATTCTACACAATATCCATTATATGCGTATTTTGGTATTTTTTAAAGAACGTTGTAGCATTATTTTAAAATAATCTTAATGTAAGATATATCTAAAAAGAGGTTAATAGGATGATTACATGCCATCTTTCTGAAATGCAGCTTTTTTAGCCAAATATGGACCTTTTAGCACATTTAACACCTGATACGTATAACTCGCAGTTAAAATGGGAGAATTATTATCTCCTACCATTACGTCAAAATATAATATTGCACATTGTCCAGGCTGCAAAGATGGAACAATCCATCTTATTAGGCGGAAAAGCACCGTCGCTTCACCCTCTTGCGCGTGTAACGTAACCGGTATCAAGACCATATTGTCACGAAGCATGTGACTTAACGAAAAATGATTAACTTCATCTCTGCCATTGTTACATACTTCTATTTTAACATGCACTTGTTGGTCTGGCCTAACCGTTATTGTGCTTCCCCAAGCAGCTCCCACTTCTTCACCGCGTACAAAAATAACTACTTCTAACACAATGCTGACACCACCCACATTGATTTGAATTTTCCTCACTTAATATGTATATGTAGGAACCCTTGCACTTTCTTCGTAAACATTTAAAATATGTCATGCTACACTCTTCTGTCCCCTCATGTAGCAATACTGCTTTAATGCTATGTCAAATTACAACATTTCTCTCTGTTTTCTTGGCGTCTTTTCACTCTTTTAAGCGAGTCTTGTAGAAAACTTACAATCATCCGACATTCTTTTTCAAAGGAAGAATAAATAAAGAGGTGGAATTTGTAAGTACGAATTATTTTTTAGGGGGAATTGGCTTAT belongs to Ectobacillus sp. JY-23 and includes:
- a CDS encoding BMP family protein, whose amino-acid sequence is MKKLIFVLSSALLSAGILSACNSTDSADTSFKVGMVTDLNGIDDKAFNQSAWEGLSKFGKEANLMKDNGYRYIQSSSDSDYVPNLTKFADANYPLIFGIGSFLDKAINSAAQQYPNQHFVIVDNVVNQKNVTSVTFKEEEGSFLAGVAAALSTKTNKVGFIGGMDIDLIQKFEYGFKAGVKAVNPNIEIITGYAGSFKNPEKGAQLASSMYGQNVDIIYTAAGGTGSGVFTEAKNAKKKGKFVWVIGVDRDQYEEGMPENVTLTSMIKKVDVAVYDVAKQAKEGTYSDGQNLVYGLKEGGIQLSERTDNLTQEVLMQIEAYKQKIINGEIVVPKTK
- a CDS encoding RNA degradosome polyphosphate kinase; this encodes METLHNDAINLNDTAYFNNRELSWLAFNERVLEEALDERNPLLERLKFTSIFSSNLDEFFMVRVAGLKDQVKAGFNQPENKAGLTPKQQLNEISKKTHSLVELQYETYQHTLLPALKQEGIELLSFQNLTKEQRLFIEELFDEQIFPVLTPVAVDAYRPFPMLLNKSLNLAVMLYDEKQAIEENRTKLGIVQVPSVLERFIFVPCKEGKQKFIFLEDVISNFTHKLFTGYRVLSVTHFRITRNADLTIHEEGARDLLKVIEKELKRRKWGAAVRLEIGKQGMDERVLSLMHGVLEVHDKDLYIIDGPLDLTCMFSLYRTLAHTYEHLIYEAMIPQAPQDLASHEDIFEKALEQDILLHHPFESFQPVIDFVQEAAEDPDVLAIKQTLYRVSGDSKVIQALKTAAENGKQVTVLVELKARFDEENNVHWAKELEQAGCHVIYGVSHLKTHSKITLVVRRKHGKVERFVHLGTGNYNDVTAKFYTDIGFITSRKEFGIDATNFFNYLSGYTMKPQFHKISVAPLDIRDTFIEHIEEEIRLHRQYGDGYIIAKMNSLTDKMLIQKLYEASRAGVKVDLIVRGTCCLRPGIPKVSENIRVISIVGRYLEHSRIYYFRHHGQEQVYLSSADWMTRNMEKRVEIAFPILESGMKRRVVELLLLLLSDNVKAREQNVEGEYQYVKRMDKQEVDSQLILFEMAYDETDEE
- a CDS encoding polysaccharide deacetylase family protein; translation: MTGCIAIFIIIFLSVKSFSTLANAEERYTIQLVSEQPTGDLKRAEPEKYNGKIRKVAYLTFDDGPSVYQKPILDVLAQHDIKATFFLVGPNVANHKESMKRLVKEGHYPGLHSMTHNYKRLYQEGQIAVEMKQVQAIIQEVTGVKAHLTRCPYGSMPGLTKPLRDQLVADGFKEWDWTIDSLDWKFPGDPSAVTHAVLSKVSKNVEVILLHEKEQSLQALPAIIEGLQNKGYDFEVYNENAHFSLNFWHDNRM
- a CDS encoding YkyA family protein yields the protein MNRLYRLIIMVTIITLLTGCGTKPEDELYKVFESAAKQEKNMFETTQKLQALEVKSKQLYEEILITGQENSEHAKEYLIRAIENTKEREKILQEENKMLDTAYQRMEDAAKSIRDLEEPQLKKQAKVVSKAYADRYQAFRAMQNSYQKMLEAELVLYEKLQSKDEKLKPINIQVKHVNELYVDVETKKEFFNTYTKQYNEAKASFYRMAKFEIESNA
- a CDS encoding Ppx/GppA family phosphatase, with the protein product MIAKYGIIDIGSNTIRLVIYEKQSEGVYREVENIKVTARLRKYLESGKLSTEGIALLLHILRQFQESTRFHQLQHVICTATATVRQASNQAYIQALVEQQTDFTLKVLSEYEEAYYGYLAVVNTTSYKEGITVDIGGGSTEVTYFRNRELLHYHSFPFGALSLKQQFIAADVPTSAEYMQLQRFLAEQFQTLSWLKQDVPVIAIGGSARNMVKVYQNIISYPVYGLHQFEMSLIDVETVLNYMRVLSVHELQKLEGLAKDRADTILPAVTVFQSLLKYTGAPSFILSRNGLREGLFFQELTAPLGVPYYPNVLEESFYLLAREYEVDMDRVLELMKHAIMLCEELQACHAATFSQQDLQYMRMAVKVYNIGKYIDEEASSQHTFYLLANKSINGMTHKDRVRLALTASYKSKLSFKTYIRPFETWFTKEEQRAIRLAGAILQLAATLHATKRPVVQSLKVEDRGDLCLHIQCSQTVFAEKIQAEKQKKQLEKVLKRNIELHFYM
- a CDS encoding EAL domain-containing protein, yielding MTNLDSVLPHFQAIFSADGHTVIGYEVIGRVETQQNIESLSSFFGDDSVPDEYKREVDEIITAKALDMATSTNEEYLLFLHRDATLLLHDADNQFLSSLLHYEEQGLKLSNIVLEITEHDFKGDLDQLNHLLLYYRTYGIKLALNKVGAGRSNLERISLLNPDILKISLKQLGQNSQFQAHQDILYSLSLLARRIGATLLYEDIDAFYQLQYAWRNGGRYYQGNYLKESLSHFLSVDVLKDRLRRECHDFILHEKRHLQRIYDVTNYLQAYMEQILLKYPQGKDLNKWLLYCANEIGNYGFRLYICDEDGFQQCGNVIRKSGKWSIYPEYHQKNWSWRPYFLENIMKLRTDKKGRLSDAYADIETGETIRTFSFPIEDNRYLFVDLTYEFLFEQDIMR
- the fadH gene encoding 2,4-dienoyl-CoA reductase, which codes for MKGKVAIVTGGSNGMGKAIAARLAKEGAFVVITGRTLEKLTEAKQEIEQFENQVLTVQMDVRQPEHVDHMVTETHKAFGRIDYLVNNAAGNFVCAAEDLSVNGWNSVINIVLNGTFYCSRAVGRYWIEHGIKGNIINMIATYAWDAGPGVIHSASAKAGVLAMTRTLAVEWGRKYGIRANAIAPGPIERTGGAERLWISEEAAKRTLTSVPLGRLGTPEEIAGLAYYLLSDESAYINGACMTMDGGQHLHQYPF
- a CDS encoding YkyB family protein, with the translated sequence MNETPSASFAHLPQAVFVVNRHAKAATNPKYLYWLKKRALEKLIHEGKAVKKGLHFSRNPRLSQQQSDVLVHAGDYYFHIPPSKEDFRTLPHLGALNQTYRNPKAQMGLSTAKKILQQYIGLEAYEQEKKLLEPEPWYKRAYTKK
- a CDS encoding DUF3993 domain-containing protein; this translates as MRKYGAWVGFCLLLAFIIGQSVASAIGKNEQIDKQEIYETIEAGYAAQYKIRGKQWAPEKMYDILTPYFTNNFLQVFTDENSGDTKASGGYLLEEKAPFSFGSTTKVTYDDEHNLVYVYEKIEKKKVYEVVTLVKEQGKWKIGGYNAYETLPKEIVK